The nucleotide sequence TCGCTGCAGTGTTCGGATCGCCGTGCGCGCATCGCGCTTGGGCAATGAAGGCGACGCTGTCGTGCTTCATGACCTTGACGAACGACTCGGCCATCCTGTTGCTGCGTTCTCGATGAGAACGCTACTATTCCTGGATGACTGATCGCAACATGAATCGGCGGGATGAGCCCGCCGCAGAACGGCCACAAAGAAAGCCGGGGCGTCCGGTGTCGGTAGAAAAGCGCCAGGCAATTCTCGATGCGGCCATCGAAGAGTTCACGGGAACTGGTTACGACTATGTCAGCATGGACACGATTGCAGCGCGAGCGGAAGTGTCGAAGCGCACGCTCTACAACCAATTCGAGAGCAAGGAGGGGCTCTTTGCAGCCCTCGTCGCTGAAGTTGCGCAGCGTATCGTGACTTCGACCACGATCACCTACGATGCCGAGGTCGGCCTCGAGGAACAGTTGCTGTCGTATGCCAATGAATCGCGTTTGCTGATGACGCGGCCTCGAAACGTCAAGTTGCTGAGAGCCGTGCTCGGCGAGCATATTCGACACCCGGAGCGAGTCGAGCCCTTGTTGCACAAGTTCTGGCTCACCGAGTACGGACTCGTCGAATGGATGAAGCGGGCCAAGGCCGATGGCCGCCTCTCAGGCGACCCGACTCTCATGAGTCACATGTTGGGCTCGATGATGAAGTCTGTCGTCTTCTGGCCAACCGTTCTGGGGCGCGGCAACCCCTCCGGGGTTGCGGAAAAGAAGCAAATTTCTGAGTCAGTCGGGATGTTTCTCGCCTACTTCGCTGCGCGCCGCTAGGCCCTGTCTCGCTGATACGCGAACAAAGTCGATGCGGCTTTTCAAGGATTGAGTCGACGGTGGCCGCCCCTTGAAGGGGCGGCAGTCGGCCTTGCAGCGGCGACGAGCGGTCGAAGCGTGGATGAATGCGAAGTCGCTGTGGCTGATCTTCGGTTGGGCGCATAGCTGTTGCATCGCCCGCCGGGGCGGATTCCCGGCTCCAGCCTCAGCAAGAAAACGCCTCTCAAGCCCCCAACCAATGCACGCTGAACAACCTCTCCGAATCCACCCAAACCGCGCCCGGCCGAAACCCCGCCTTCACAGCCAAAGCACGAAACCCATCCACAGTGAACTTGTGCGAGTACTCCGTATGAATGGTCTCCCCTTCCTCGAACCCAAACGTCTCGCCATTCAATGAAACGCTCTGAGCCCGCCGACTCACCAGATGCATCTCGATCCGCCGCAGAGGCGCATTGAAGAACGCAGCATGCGTGAACCCATCGAGATCGAAGTCCGCATCCAGCTCCGAATTGGCACGCCGCAACAGATTGAGATTGAACGCCGCCGTCACCCCCTGCGCATCGTTGTAGGCCGCATGCAACCGCGCCGGATCCTTCACCAGATCCACCCCGATCAGCATTCCCCCACCGCGCAGCATCCGAGCCGCCAGCTGCAGAAAGGCCAGCGCCTCGTCGGGCTCGAAGTTCCCCAGCGTAGACCCCGGAAAGAACCCCACCCGCCGCCCCGCCCCAGGCATGGGCGCGGGCAACACCAATGGCATCGTGTAGTCAGCCGCAATCGGCTGCACGGCCAACTCCGGATAGTCCGCACGCAAGCGCGCAGCCGCCCCCTCGAGGTACTCCCCCGAGATATCGATCGGCAGATAACGCTTCGGCGACTCCAGCGCATCGAGCAGCAAGCGGATCTTGGTCAACGACCCCGCCCCAAACTCCACGATCTCCGCATTCGGCCCGATCTGTTTCGCGATCTCCCCCGCGCATTCGCCGAGGATGCGCAGCTCGGTGCGCGTCGGGTAGTACTCGGGCAGATCGCAGATCTGATCGAACAGCTGCGAGCCCACGACGTCATAGAAGAACTTCGGCGAGATGCTGCGCGGCATGCGCGCCAGCCCCGCCTGCATCTCGCGCGCGAACTCGGACAGCGGAGCAGAAGCAGCGGGAGCCACCACGGCCGGACGCTTCTTCGCCGAGAACGGCAACGACGAAGAGGAAGAAGCAGAAGCAGTCGAAGCTGCCGCGGGAATGGGAGCGAATGGGCGCATGGTCAGAGATCCTTCGCGAGCCGCAGGCCGGTGAATTGCCAGCGCGCGGCCGGCGGGAAGAAGTTGCGATAGCTGGGGCACGCATGGCCCTCGGGGGTGGCCACGCTGCCGCCGCGCAGCACGAGTTGGCCCACCATGAACTTGCCGTTGTATTCAGCCGCGACGCCAGGCAGCGGCTTGAAGCCCGGATACGGGTCGTACGAGGAACGCGTCCATTGCCACACGTGGCCGGTCATCTGCGAGATGCCCGGGTTGCCGAACGCGGCCTCCCACTCGAACTCGGTCGGCAGCCGCGCGCCGGCCCATTCGGCATACGCGGCGGCCTCGTAGAAACTCAGTTGCGATACCGGCGCCTCGGGCTCGATCGGCCGCACGCCATGCAGGCCGAACACGTGCCAGCCGCCGGCATTGGCCGACGAGGCACCCAGGCGCGGATCGTCGGGCGCGAGCCAGTAGGCCGGATGACGCCAGCCCTGCGACTGCACCGCGGCCCAGCCGTCGGACAGCCACAGCTCGGGCCGCTGGTAGCCGCCATCGGCGATGAACTGCGTGAAGTCGCCGCAGTTCACGAGCCGGTCGGCGATCGCATGCGGCTGCAGCAGCGCGCGATGGCGCGGGGTCTCGTTGTCGAACGAGAAGCCCGCGCCGTCATGACCGATGTCGACCAGGCCGCCGTCGTGCGGCAGCCAGCGCATGGCGGGCGGCACCGCGGCCAGCCGCAGCGCGGGGCCGCCGGCGGGCTTGTAGGCGGGCAGCAGCGGGTTGCACGACAGCGCATGAAGGATGTCGGTGAGCAGCAGCTCCTGGTGCTGCTGCTCGTGGTTCAGGCCCAGCGTGACGATGGGCTCGAGCGTGGCCCACGCGGCCGCTGCCTCGTCGCTGTCGAGGAAGGCCAGCACGGCCGCGTCGACATGCCGGCGGTAGGCCTGCACCTCGTCGAGCGAGGGCCGCGTGAGCAGGCCGCGCTGCGGACGCGGATGGCGCGGGCCCAGCGCCTCGTAATAGGAATTGAAGAGGTAATGGAAACGCGTGTCGAAGGGCTGGTAGCCGCTGGCATGCGGCTGCAGCAGAACCGTCTCGAAGAACCAGGTGGTATGCGCGAGATGCCACTTGGTCGGGCTCGCGTCGGGCATCGACTGGATGCACTGGTCTTCGGCGGAAAGCGGTGCGGCAAGCGCGAGGCTGGCGGCGCGCACGGAGCGGAACTGCTCTCGCACGGTGCCGGCTGCCGGCGTGATCGGCCGGGAAAGCGTCATGGGTTCTCCAGTCGCGGGTCAACGAAGTTTGTAGCCGAAGCCTTCGGCGGCGGCGCGTAGGACAAGGGCCCGCGCCGGGGCGCATGCCGTCCCCGCGTGGTTCTCGTTCCTCGGCGGGTCGGCCACTTTGGCACAAGATGGCTTCGCCTGCAGGGCGGCTGCGTATCATCCGTTCGATGCAAACGACCAACTCCCCAGGCCGCCCCCGCGTCGTCATCGTCGGCTGCGGTTTCGGCGGGCTCGAAGCGGCTCGCAAGCTGCAAGGCGCCGACGTCGACGTGACGGTGATCGACCGTACCAACCACCACCTGTTCCAGCCGCTGCTCTACCAGGTGGCGACCGCCGGACTGGCGGCGCCGTCGATCGCGGCGCCGGTCCGCGGTCTGTTCCGCGGCCAGGCCAACATCACCTCCCTGCTCGGCGAGGTCACGGCCATCGATCCGGCCGCGCGCACGGTGCGCATGGCCGGCGGCAACCCGGTGCCCTACGACCACTTGATCGTCGCGGCCGGTGCCACCCACAGCTATTTCGGGCACGACGAATGGTCGGCCAATGCGCCGGGCCTCAAGACCCTGGCCGATGCCTTCGAGATCCGCCGCCGCGTGCTGCTGTCCTTCGAGACCGCCGAACTCACGACCGATGAACAACGCCGCCGCGCGCTGCTGACCTTCGTGGTGATCGGTGCCGGCCCCACCGGCGTGGAGATGGCGGGCACGCTGGCCGAGATCGCCAAGCACACGCTCGCGGGCGAGTTCCGCCACATCGATCCGGCGAGCGCGCAGGTGCTGCTGGTCGAGGGCGGCCCGCGCGTGCTGCAGGCGATGCCCGAGGGCCTGAGCCAGAAGGCGCTCGAGCAGCTCGAGAAGCTCGGCGTCGAGGTGCGGCTCAATGCGCGCGTGACCGCGATCGACGAAACCGGCCTCGAGGTGCAGACCGGCGGCGGCGCCGACGGCGCACCCGCGCAGAGCTACCGCATCGACAGCAGCTGCGTGGTGTGGGCCGCGGGCGTGGCGGCCTCGCCGCTGGGCCGCATGCTCGGCAGCGCCACTGGCGTCGAATGCGACCGCGCGGGCCGCATCAAGGTCGAGCCCGACCTGAGCCTCGCGGGCCATCCCGAGATCAGCGTGGTCGGCGACCTCGCGGCCGCCATGAGCCATGCGCCCGGCAAGCAGCCGCGGCCGGTGCCAGGCGTGTCGCCCGGCGCCAAGCAGGCCGGGCGCGCCGCGGCCGCCAACATCCTGCGCCGCATCGCGGGCCAGCCCACGCAGGCCTTCCGCTACCGCGACTACGGCAACCTCGCGACCATCGGCCGCAACTCGGCCGTGGTCGACCTGGGCACGCCCTTCGGCGCGCTGCGCTTCAGCGGCCGGCTCGCGTGGCTGTTCTGGCTGTTCGCGCACGCGTACTTCCTGATCGGCTTCCGCAACCGCATCGTGGTGATGATGGACTGGGCCAGCGCCTACTGGAGCTTCCAGCGCAATGCGCGCGTGGTGGCCGACGTGAACGGCCGCAGCGAGTCCTGAGCCGCGCCCACGGCCGGAGGTCCGCATGTCGCTGCTGCCCTGGATCGCGCTGCACGCCCTCACCGCGCTGTTCTGGCTCTGGATCCTGCGCTGGGGCGGCGCGCACTGGCTCGAAGGCACCTTCGCCTCGGGCGTCCTCGTGAGCATCTTCGCGCCGCGCTGGAGCGAGGAAGGCCTGCGCATGTGCGCGCTGCTGATGCTGATCGTCTGCGGCATCAGCTTCGTGCTCGGGCTGTTCATGCCCGGGCTGCGCTGCTGGTACGGCGGCGCCTGCTGAGCGCCGCCGCCCGCTCCCGGGGACCAGCGCTCAGGTCCCGACCACGCTGCCGTCGTTCTTCGTGATCGCGACCGTCGCCGAGCGCGGGCGGCCCGCGCCGTCGGGCCATTTCGACACCGCGAGCGGGCGATCGGGATCGCTGCGCTCGTTGGCCGGCTCGCCCGGATGCTGGATGTTGATGAACAGCGTGCGCAGGTCGGGCGTGGCCGTGAGGCCGGTGATCTCGCAACCGGCCGGGCCGAGCAGGAAGCGGCGGATCTCGCCCTGGGTCGGGTCGCAGGCCAGCATCTGGTTGTTCGGCAGGTTGGTGTAGTCGCCCTTGCCGAGCGTGGAGGTCGAGACGTCGGTCTGGATCCACAGCACGCCGCGCGCATCGACCATCAGGCCGTCGGGGCTGCCGAAGGCGTCGCCCTTGACGTTGCCCTGCGCTTCCCAGCGCGACTGCTTCGGATCGCCCGCGAGCACCACGTGGTTCCACGCGAACTTGGTGCCGTCGAGGTCGCCCTGCTCCTTCCAGCGGATGATCTGGCCCATGGTGTTGTTGGAGCGCGGATTGGCCGCGTCCATGAACGGCTGGCCGGCACCACCACGGTTGCTGTTGTTGGTCAGCGTGCAGTAGACCTCCTTGGTCAGCGGATCGACGGTGGTCCACTCCGGACGGTCCATCCTGGTCGCGCCCAGCAGGTCGCTGGCCTGGCGCGACTTGATCAGCACGTCGCCCTGGCTCGCGAAACCCTTGTCGGCCACGAGTCCGTTCTTGCCCTGCACGAGCGGCAGCCATTCGCCGCTGCCGTCGACGTCGAAGCGCGCCACGTAGAGCGTGCCGTGGTCGAGCAGCTCGCGGTTGGCGGCCGCGCCGCCGGGCTTCACCGCGTCGCGGCTCACGAACTTGTAGATGTATTCGAAGCGCGAGTCCTCGCCCATGTAGACCACGGCACGGCCGTCGGCGGTCAGCGCGGTGGCCGCGCCCTCGTGCGCGGCGCGGCCCATCGCGGTGCGCTTGCGCGGCGTGGAGGCCGGGTCCTGCGGATCGATCTCCACCACCCAGCCGTAGCGATTGGCCTCGTTCGGATGCTTCGCCGCGTCGAAGCGCGGCTCGTGCTCGTGCCAGCGGTACTTGGCGCCGTTGCCCTTGCGGATGCCCCAGCGCTTCTGGTGCGCGTCGGGCGACTCGGGGCCCTCGAAGTAGTCGGCGAAGTTCTCCTCGCAGGTCAGGTAGGTGCCCCAGGGCGTCTGGCCGTTCGAGCAGTTGTTGAAGGTGCCCAGCACCTGCGTGCCGCTCGGGTCGGCGGCCGTGCGCAGCATCGGATGGCCGGCGGCCGGGCCGCTCAGCGTCATCGGCGTGAGCGCGGTGACGCGGCGCGCGAAGCGCGAGGGCAGCACCTGCGACCACTTCGCGCCGTCGCGCCGCAGCTCGATCACCGACACGCCGTGCGCGTTCATCGACTTGCGCACCTTCTCGGGGGTCCAGGTCTTCATGCCATCGACGTGCAGCAGGCCGTCGTCGACGTACTCGTGGTTCAGCACCAGCAGGCCGCGGTTCGAGCCCTCGATCGGGAAGAAGGCCATGCCGTCGTGGTGCATGCCGGCCTGCAGCGCCTGATCGTCGGCCGAGTTGGAGCCGTCGGTTTTGAAGGCGGGCATGCTGCCGGCCACGCCGGTCGGGTCGCCCCAGCGGTAGAGCACCTGCGCGCTGTAGCCCTCGGGCACCACCACCTGGTCGACCGCGGCCATCGCGATGCCCTTGAAGCCGATCGCGCGGCCCAGGCCGGCGACCGCGCCACTGCCGCCAGCGGCGGTCGATGCACAGCCCGCGAGCGGGCCGAACAGGCCCGCCACCGCGGCCGCGAGGCCGCCGCGCACGAGCACGCGGCGCGCCGGATCGGACACCTCGTGGATCGTGGGGTTGGCGCTGGGGTTGGAGTCCTCCATCCGGTCGAAATTCTTGGCCATGTCGTTGTTCTCCGCGGTGCGGGGGTTGCAAGAACCCCGGATGCTCTTCGCGCCGCATGAATCTCGCGTGACATGGGCCATGCCCGACCCGAAAGCACTCAGAACGACGAGAAGAAGTTGTCGCTCCAATGCGATTCGCGCCGCTGCCGACGCCATTCCCAGGGCGGCGTGGGCCTGGTATCGGCCCACAGCCCGGCGCGCTGCGCGCGGGCGCCGTCCTGCAGCCGGAACAGGTCGCCGCCGCGCTTGCTCGCGATGCCGTGGTAGTCGTAGACCCAGGCCCAGCCCTCCGACACCATGCGCCGGCCCGCGTCCTCGCCGTTGCACGACACGTCGGCCACGGTGCGGCCGTAGCGGTCGGTGTCGCGCGCGGTGATCCGCGCCTGCTCGGCATAGCAGAGCCGGCTCAGCGCCTGGCGGCTGCGCTGGCCATAGGGCTGCGCCTTCTCGGGCGCGTCGATGGCCGCGATGCGCACCTTGACCTGTTCGTAGGCGCCGCTGCGGCCGCAACGCGCGGTCAGCGTGTCGCCGTCGCTGACGCCGACGACGAGGCAGTTGCGGGAAGCGGCGGCATGGGCCAGCAGGGGGAAGGCAAGAAGGATGGGAAGGAACGCGCGCAGGTGCATGAAGAAGACGGACGGAGCGACAACGGATGAGGACGCATCGAGGCTAAGGGATTCGCGTGCCGGGCGCGGTGGGGACACACATTTTTTCCAGCGGCGCGCGGCACCGTGCCGCGCGCTTGACAGGGCGGCGCGGCCTTCTATGATCGAGTTCAATTATCTTGACGCAAGTTCCGAAATATGGAACTTGTGAAAATCCGATCATGAGCAACACCTTCTCGCAGCAACGCGTCGCCATCGTCGGCGGTACCTCGGGCATCGGCCTCGCGGTGGCGCAGCGCGTCGTCCAGCAGGGCGGCCAGGTCCACGTGGGCGGTCGCTCGCCGCAGCGGCTGGCGGCGGCCCTCGAGCAGCTCGGTCCCGCGGCCACCGGCGCGACGGTCGACTCCTCCGACGCCGATTCGCTCGCCCGCTTCTTCGCACCGCTGCCCGCCATCGACCACCTGTTCACGCCCGGCGCGAGCTACAGCGTCGCGCCCTTCGGCAGCGAGGACGTGGCGCAGGTCGAAAGCCCGTTCCGCCAGAAGTTCTGGCCCCAGTACTGGGCCGTGCACCATGCGCTCGCCAAGCTGTCGCCGAACGGTTCGGTGGTGCTGATGTCGGGCGGCGCGGGCGCGCGGCCGCTGCCGGGCGTCGCCAGCTACGCGGCCTGCAACAGCGCGATCGAGGGCCTGGGGCGCGCGCTCGCGATCGACCTGGCGCCGCGGCGCGTCAACACCGTGTCGCCCGGCACCATCGACAGCCCGCTGTGGCGCGGGCGCCCGGCCGCCGCGCGCGAAGCCGCCTATGCGGGCTTCGCCGCGATCAGCACGCTGGGCCGGGTCGGCACCGTCGAGGAAGTGGCCGACGCGGTGGTGTTCCTCATGGGCAACGGCTTCATGAGCGGCACCACGCTGTTCGCCGACGGCGGCTACACGCTGCGCTGAGGAGTCGCGCCATGCCGATCCGCATCCGCGTCGTCACGCCCCCCGCGAAGCTGCGCGAGATCGAGGATCTCGCCGAAGGCGGCGCACTGCAGCTGTCGCAGGTCAACATCGCCGACGGGCCGCGCTCGATCGAGAGCCCGGCCGACGAGCACCGCTGCCTGCCCGGCGTGCTCGCGCGCATCGAGGAGGCCGAGGCGCAGGGCCTCGATGCGGTGGTGGTCGACTGTTTCGCCGATCCCGGCGTGACGGCCGCGCGCGAGTGCGTGGCAATGCCCGTCATCGGCCCGGGCGAGGCCAGCCTGCACCTGGCGGCGACGCTCGGCCGGCGGCTCGCGATCGTTACGGTGCTCGAGAGCGTGCGCCCGATGATCGATGCCCTCGCCGAGCGCACCGCGCTGGGCCCGCGGCTGGCGCCGCTGCGCGTGGTCGATACCGCGGTGCGCGAACTCGACGCCGATCCCGAACGGCTGCTCGCTCGCCTGACCGAAGCGGCGGCGCGGGCCGTGCGCGACGATGGCGCCGATGCGATCGTGCTGGGCTGCACCGGCTTCCTGGGCGTGAGAGATGCGCTCGCGCGGGCCCTGGCGGCCCAGGGCCTCGCGGTGCCCGTGATTCATCCGCTGCGCAGCGCGGTGCTGCTGGCCGCAACGCAGGTCCGGCTGGGATTGCGGCACCGGGCGGCGCGCCCGGCGCGCTGACTCGGCGCCTCAGGCGTTCTTGGCTTCCTGCAACAGCCGCCACATGACCTTGCCGCTGCCGCTCTTGGGCAGCGCGTCGACGAACTGCACCTGGCGCGGGATCTTGTAGACCGCCATGTTCTCGCGGCACCAGTCGATGATCTGCTGCGCGGTCGTGTCCTTGTGGGTGGCGCGCAGCACCACCACGGCCTTGACCGATTCGCCGCGGTAGGCGTCCTTGGTCGAGATCACGCAGGCTTCCTGGATCGCCGGATGGCGGAACATCAGCAGCTCGACCTCGGCCGGCCAGACCTTGAAGCCGCTGGCGTTGATCATGCGCTTCAGGCGGTCGGTGATGAAGAAGTAGCCCTCCTCGTCCATGCGGCCCATGTCGCCCGAGCGGAAGAAGCGCTTGCCCTCGAACTCGACGAAGGCCGCGGCCGTGGCCTCGGGCCGCTTCCAGTAGCCCTGGAACACCTCGGGGCCGTGGATGATGATCTCGCCCGATTCGCCCGGCGGCAGTTCCTTCAGCGTGTCGGGGTCGACCACGCGCGCGTCGGTGCTCATGAACGGGATGCCCAGGCACTGCTGCTTGGGATGCTCGGCCGGGTTCGAGTGCGAGGGCGCGGCCGTTTCGGTGAGGCCGTAGCCTTCCTGGTACTTGAGGCCGAACTGGTCCTGCAGCCGCTGCGCCACCGCCTGCGGCATGGCCGCGCCGCCGCCGCCGATGTAGCTCAGGCTCGAGAGGTCGTAGCTCGCGAAGTGCGGGCTCGCCATGAGGTCGATCACCATGGTCGGGATGTTGGTCCAGCTCGAGACCTTCCAGCGCGAGATCAGGCGCCCGGCCACGTCGCGGTCCCAGCGCGGCATGATGACCAGCGTGGCGGCTGCGAGGATCGCGGTGTGCATCATGCTGACCACGCCGGTGATGTGGAACATCGGCACCACGGCCAGCACCACCACCTCGGAATGCGCGCAGCCCCACAGCATGCCCGACATGGCGTTGTGCATCAGGCTCGAATGGTGGTGGATGCAGCCCTTTGGCAGGCCGGTGGTGCCGCTGGTGTAGGGCAGCAGCGCCATGTCGTTGGCGCCCACCACGTGCTCGGGCACCGGGTGGCTGGTTTCGAGCGCCTCGGTCCAGGCCATGACCTCGCCGCCGGCCAGCGCGGGCAGCGGATGGCGGATGCCGAGCCAGTCGACCCAGGCGGCCGCGGGCGCGTCGTCGCCGGTCACGCCGGGATCGAAGGCGTCGGTGAACTGGGTCACGATCATCCTCGACAGGCGTTCGCCCTCGGGCAGCGCGTCGCTGGCCCTGGCCAGTTCGCCGGCGAGGTCGCCGGTGGTGATCGCCACCTTGGCGTCGGCGTCGGTGATGTAGTGCTTGAGCTCCTCGGCCCGGTTCATCGGGTTGACCGGCACCACCACGGCATTGGCGCGCAGGATCGCGAAATGCGCGATCACCAGCTGCGGGCAGTTCTGCATGTCGAGCAGCACGCGGTCGCCGCGCTTCACGCCCAGCGCATGCAAGGTGCCGGCCAGGCGCTCGACCTGGCTCGCCAGCTCTCGGTAGCTGGTGACGCGGCCGAAGAACACCAGGGCCTTGTTGTCGGGGTAGCGCTCGGCGGCGGTCTTGAGGTTGTGCCAGAGCGACACCGCGGGCACGGTGATCGAATGCGGCAGGCGTTTGGGCCAGAACTTGTGATGCGGGCGTGGTTCCAGGGTCATGGCAGGCGGGCGGAAGGGGAATGGGGAATCCGGGCGG is from Variovorax paradoxus and encodes:
- a CDS encoding thermonuclease family protein is translated as MHLRAFLPILLAFPLLAHAAASRNCLVVGVSDGDTLTARCGRSGAYEQVKVRIAAIDAPEKAQPYGQRSRQALSRLCYAEQARITARDTDRYGRTVADVSCNGEDAGRRMVSEGWAWVYDYHGIASKRGGDLFRLQDGARAQRAGLWADTRPTPPWEWRRQRRESHWSDNFFSSF
- a CDS encoding ergothioneine biosynthesis protein EgtB, giving the protein MTLSRPITPAAGTVREQFRSVRAASLALAAPLSAEDQCIQSMPDASPTKWHLAHTTWFFETVLLQPHASGYQPFDTRFHYLFNSYYEALGPRHPRPQRGLLTRPSLDEVQAYRRHVDAAVLAFLDSDEAAAAWATLEPIVTLGLNHEQQHQELLLTDILHALSCNPLLPAYKPAGGPALRLAAVPPAMRWLPHDGGLVDIGHDGAGFSFDNETPRHRALLQPHAIADRLVNCGDFTQFIADGGYQRPELWLSDGWAAVQSQGWRHPAYWLAPDDPRLGASSANAGGWHVFGLHGVRPIEPEAPVSQLSFYEAAAYAEWAGARLPTEFEWEAAFGNPGISQMTGHVWQWTRSSYDPYPGFKPLPGVAAEYNGKFMVGQLVLRGGSVATPEGHACPSYRNFFPPAARWQFTGLRLAKDL
- a CDS encoding NAD(P)/FAD-dependent oxidoreductase, producing MQTTNSPGRPRVVIVGCGFGGLEAARKLQGADVDVTVIDRTNHHLFQPLLYQVATAGLAAPSIAAPVRGLFRGQANITSLLGEVTAIDPAARTVRMAGGNPVPYDHLIVAAGATHSYFGHDEWSANAPGLKTLADAFEIRRRVLLSFETAELTTDEQRRRALLTFVVIGAGPTGVEMAGTLAEIAKHTLAGEFRHIDPASAQVLLVEGGPRVLQAMPEGLSQKALEQLEKLGVEVRLNARVTAIDETGLEVQTGGGADGAPAQSYRIDSSCVVWAAGVAASPLGRMLGSATGVECDRAGRIKVEPDLSLAGHPEISVVGDLAAAMSHAPGKQPRPVPGVSPGAKQAGRAAAANILRRIAGQPTQAFRYRDYGNLATIGRNSAVVDLGTPFGALRFSGRLAWLFWLFAHAYFLIGFRNRIVVMMDWASAYWSFQRNARVVADVNGRSES
- a CDS encoding SDR family oxidoreductase produces the protein MSNTFSQQRVAIVGGTSGIGLAVAQRVVQQGGQVHVGGRSPQRLAAALEQLGPAATGATVDSSDADSLARFFAPLPAIDHLFTPGASYSVAPFGSEDVAQVESPFRQKFWPQYWAVHHALAKLSPNGSVVLMSGGAGARPLPGVASYAACNSAIEGLGRALAIDLAPRRVNTVSPGTIDSPLWRGRPAAAREAAYAGFAAISTLGRVGTVEEVADAVVFLMGNGFMSGTTLFADGGYTLR
- a CDS encoding long-chain fatty acid--CoA ligase, which codes for MTLEPRPHHKFWPKRLPHSITVPAVSLWHNLKTAAERYPDNKALVFFGRVTSYRELASQVERLAGTLHALGVKRGDRVLLDMQNCPQLVIAHFAILRANAVVVPVNPMNRAEELKHYITDADAKVAITTGDLAGELARASDALPEGERLSRMIVTQFTDAFDPGVTGDDAPAAAWVDWLGIRHPLPALAGGEVMAWTEALETSHPVPEHVVGANDMALLPYTSGTTGLPKGCIHHHSSLMHNAMSGMLWGCAHSEVVVLAVVPMFHITGVVSMMHTAILAAATLVIMPRWDRDVAGRLISRWKVSSWTNIPTMVIDLMASPHFASYDLSSLSYIGGGGAAMPQAVAQRLQDQFGLKYQEGYGLTETAAPSHSNPAEHPKQQCLGIPFMSTDARVVDPDTLKELPPGESGEIIIHGPEVFQGYWKRPEATAAAFVEFEGKRFFRSGDMGRMDEEGYFFITDRLKRMINASGFKVWPAEVELLMFRHPAIQEACVISTKDAYRGESVKAVVVLRATHKDTTAQQIIDWCRENMAVYKIPRQVQFVDALPKSGSGKVMWRLLQEAKNA
- a CDS encoding TetR/AcrR family transcriptional regulator, producing MTDRNMNRRDEPAAERPQRKPGRPVSVEKRQAILDAAIEEFTGTGYDYVSMDTIAARAEVSKRTLYNQFESKEGLFAALVAEVAQRIVTSTTITYDAEVGLEEQLLSYANESRLLMTRPRNVKLLRAVLGEHIRHPERVEPLLHKFWLTEYGLVEWMKRAKADGRLSGDPTLMSHMLGSMMKSVVFWPTVLGRGNPSGVAEKKQISESVGMFLAYFAARR
- the egtD gene encoding L-histidine N(alpha)-methyltransferase, yielding MRPFAPIPAAASTASASSSSSLPFSAKKRPAVVAPAASAPLSEFAREMQAGLARMPRSISPKFFYDVVGSQLFDQICDLPEYYPTRTELRILGECAGEIAKQIGPNAEIVEFGAGSLTKIRLLLDALESPKRYLPIDISGEYLEGAAARLRADYPELAVQPIAADYTMPLVLPAPMPGAGRRVGFFPGSTLGNFEPDEALAFLQLAARMLRGGGMLIGVDLVKDPARLHAAYNDAQGVTAAFNLNLLRRANSELDADFDLDGFTHAAFFNAPLRRIEMHLVSRRAQSVSLNGETFGFEEGETIHTEYSHKFTVDGFRALAVKAGFRPGAVWVDSERLFSVHWLGA
- a CDS encoding PhoX family phosphatase; amino-acid sequence: MAKNFDRMEDSNPSANPTIHEVSDPARRVLVRGGLAAAVAGLFGPLAGCASTAAGGSGAVAGLGRAIGFKGIAMAAVDQVVVPEGYSAQVLYRWGDPTGVAGSMPAFKTDGSNSADDQALQAGMHHDGMAFFPIEGSNRGLLVLNHEYVDDGLLHVDGMKTWTPEKVRKSMNAHGVSVIELRRDGAKWSQVLPSRFARRVTALTPMTLSGPAAGHPMLRTAADPSGTQVLGTFNNCSNGQTPWGTYLTCEENFADYFEGPESPDAHQKRWGIRKGNGAKYRWHEHEPRFDAAKHPNEANRYGWVVEIDPQDPASTPRKRTAMGRAAHEGAATALTADGRAVVYMGEDSRFEYIYKFVSRDAVKPGGAAANRELLDHGTLYVARFDVDGSGEWLPLVQGKNGLVADKGFASQGDVLIKSRQASDLLGATRMDRPEWTTVDPLTKEVYCTLTNNSNRGGAGQPFMDAANPRSNNTMGQIIRWKEQGDLDGTKFAWNHVVLAGDPKQSRWEAQGNVKGDAFGSPDGLMVDARGVLWIQTDVSTSTLGKGDYTNLPNNQMLACDPTQGEIRRFLLGPAGCEITGLTATPDLRTLFINIQHPGEPANERSDPDRPLAVSKWPDGAGRPRSATVAITKNDGSVVGT
- a CDS encoding aspartate/glutamate racemase family protein; translation: MPIRIRVVTPPAKLREIEDLAEGGALQLSQVNIADGPRSIESPADEHRCLPGVLARIEEAEAQGLDAVVVDCFADPGVTAARECVAMPVIGPGEASLHLAATLGRRLAIVTVLESVRPMIDALAERTALGPRLAPLRVVDTAVRELDADPERLLARLTEAAARAVRDDGADAIVLGCTGFLGVRDALARALAAQGLAVPVIHPLRSAVLLAATQVRLGLRHRAARPAR